From a region of the Halolamina sp. CBA1230 genome:
- a CDS encoding DUF5802 family protein produces MFEQFSSGYYLGVLYVQPGEERAALNVEDHEAVNRQLYGDSEGIERLDSPLVMKLDGTHFPVRGAEGIPTGTLTVPESLADDDLPARREVLLARPERAGQLLKYGGWQPPDAA; encoded by the coding sequence ATGTTCGAGCAGTTCTCCAGCGGCTACTACCTGGGAGTGTTGTACGTCCAACCGGGCGAGGAGCGGGCCGCCCTCAACGTCGAGGACCACGAGGCGGTCAACCGGCAGCTCTACGGCGACAGCGAGGGGATCGAGCGGCTCGACTCCCCGCTCGTGATGAAGCTCGACGGAACCCACTTCCCGGTCCGGGGCGCGGAGGGTATCCCGACGGGCACGCTGACGGTGCCCGAGTCGCTGGCCGACGACGACCTCCCGGCGCGCCGGGAGGTGCTGCTGGCCCGCCCCGAGCGCGCCGGCCAACTGCTCAAGTACGGCGGCTGGCAGCCGCCGGACGCCGCCTGA
- a CDS encoding metal-dependent hydrolase codes for MVADGAHLLLSLSLVLVLFRARRAEPYLVAVLAAAIPDSDKFVFDPLVRMGYLDGILWTHRGLTHSLLFGILLVLALSAIGPWRAAAVGFGSHILFDFLSGGVRLFAPIDTELYGLEFDWLLLNIVTMLFSVTVILGGLLFLHRRAVVRRVQRRVDALRPDRLQR; via the coding sequence ATGGTCGCCGACGGCGCCCACCTGCTACTCAGCCTCTCGCTCGTACTGGTGCTGTTCCGGGCTCGCCGTGCGGAGCCGTATCTCGTCGCCGTGCTGGCGGCCGCCATCCCCGATTCGGACAAGTTCGTGTTCGACCCGCTGGTCCGGATGGGATATCTCGACGGGATCCTCTGGACCCACCGTGGGCTGACCCACTCGCTGCTGTTCGGGATCCTGCTGGTGCTGGCGCTCTCCGCGATCGGGCCCTGGCGTGCCGCCGCCGTCGGGTTCGGTTCTCACATCCTCTTCGACTTCCTCAGCGGCGGCGTCCGACTGTTCGCGCCGATCGACACGGAGCTCTACGGGCTGGAGTTCGACTGGCTGCTGCTGAACATCGTGACGATGCTGTTCTCGGTGACGGTGATCCTCGGCGGGCTGCTGTTCCTCCACCGGCGCGCGGTCGTGCGTCGGGTGCAGCGACGGGTGGACGCGTTGCGCCCGGACCGACTGCAGCGGTAG
- a CDS encoding Vms1/Ankzf1 family peptidyl-tRNA hydrolase yields MLDRLLGRRRLKERIEELEGECEDLQAQVESAKESRAEAVSARQEAEREINRLEDRITELEDRLDRAEGDGEPDLAFRHEETASGGRVEAVADRLRSVDAGREGALTAFVDDEVPDAVRETLGDRAPLVSRAAPCLVCADDAGLVATALSLPVEPDPFVEWADKFRVESEWIRPTGRLCFALVRSDRFALGVYDDGERVAFEGFESDVMDEHSKGGFSQDRFERRRDAQIDEHLEKAATAVEDHATDADRVVVVGERSVLGELRDLADTTARVDATGEPEDALATAFRDFWSVRVRGI; encoded by the coding sequence ATGCTCGACCGGCTGTTGGGTCGGCGCCGCCTGAAGGAGCGCATCGAGGAGTTGGAGGGGGAGTGTGAGGACCTCCAGGCACAGGTCGAGTCGGCCAAGGAGAGCCGCGCGGAGGCCGTCAGCGCCCGCCAAGAGGCCGAACGCGAGATCAACAGGCTCGAGGACCGAATCACCGAACTCGAGGACCGCCTCGACCGCGCCGAGGGCGACGGCGAGCCCGACCTGGCGTTCCGTCACGAGGAGACCGCCAGCGGCGGCCGCGTCGAGGCCGTCGCCGACCGCCTGCGGAGCGTCGACGCCGGGCGCGAGGGCGCGCTGACCGCGTTCGTCGACGACGAGGTGCCCGACGCAGTCCGAGAGACACTGGGCGACCGCGCCCCGCTCGTCTCGCGGGCGGCACCGTGTCTGGTCTGTGCCGACGACGCCGGCCTCGTCGCGACCGCGCTCTCGCTGCCGGTCGAGCCCGATCCCTTCGTCGAGTGGGCCGATAAGTTCCGCGTGGAGTCGGAGTGGATCCGCCCGACCGGGCGGCTCTGTTTCGCGCTCGTCCGTTCGGATCGCTTCGCGCTCGGCGTGTACGATGACGGCGAACGCGTCGCGTTCGAGGGGTTCGAGAGCGACGTGATGGACGAACACTCGAAGGGTGGGTTCTCCCAGGACCGGTTCGAACGCCGCCGCGACGCCCAGATCGACGAACACCTGGAGAAAGCGGCGACGGCCGTCGAGGATCACGCGACCGACGCCGACCGCGTCGTGGTCGTGGGCGAGCGCAGCGTGCTCGGGGAACTGCGCGACCTCGCGGACACGACCGCACGCGTCGACGCCACCGGCGAGCCCGAGGACGCACTGGCGACGGCGTTCCGTGACTTCTGGAGCGTCCGCGTCCGGGGGATCTAA